The Bacteroidota bacterium sequence CAGCATTATTCCCGGTTTATTTTCTTCATCAAATTCATCCGCTGAAAAATCATCAAGCAATACAGCCTGATCCTGCCATTTACCTGAAGCATTTATAAACTGAACATAGAAATTGAATTTCTTACTCGCTTTATCACGCGTGTAAAACAAAACGATCACTTTATCATCCATCACCTGAACGTCGGCGATTTTACCACCTTCTGCGGGAGCTGTCAGTTCTTGTTCCCAATGCAGATTCAATTCCATCCCGTAATATTGCAAAAGGTATTTCCTGCTCTTAAATCCGGACCTATCCTTTGTTGAGCTCAGCGAGAGATTGCTGCGCAAAACATAAAAACCATCTCCATCAGAACCAATAATTTTCAGGTAGCCGTATTTACTGTTATCAGCCATGGGTTGGGACCAGCGTACACTTTGGCACAAGGCAGATGGCAACATGGATATGCTGAAAAATACAACCAGAAAAAATATCAAACGATTTAAGTTATGCATAGACATATTATTCAAAAATTAATGATCTAAAACTCCCACAATTAAATTTCAATCTCACGTATTCATGCTTCAGGAATAATTTCTATTTTGCCTACAAAATAAGCGTATGAAATCTACATTCCGCATCCTTGTATTCATTTTATTTTGTTCTGTCGCGCAAAACAGCCATGCACAATCCGAAGAACTGAAAACTCTTTCACAATGGATGTCCGGGTCCTATTCGAGTGAAGCGCAACACCTCAAAGATACAGCGAATTATTTCGACATCCGACTCCAGATTATCCCCATCTGGACCAACCGAAAAGACGGATTCTGGTTTTATGTGGAACAGGCTGTTGCAAGCTATATTGACCAGCCTTATCGCCAACGCGTTTATCACTTGAAAGAAAACGATAAAGGCAAATTTGAAAGCGTGGTTTACACTCTCAGCAATCCGCTTCGTTTTACACATAAACCTGAAGATGTTGAAAAACTGAGCACCGACAGTCTTAGCGAAAAAGAAGGATGTTCCGTTTACCTGACCAGGAAAGACAAGGATTCATTCTCAGGTGGTACCGATGGTAAAAAATGCCCAAGTGATCGCAAAGGTGCAGCTTATGCTACTTCTGAAGTCAGCATCACAGCTAACGAATTAATTTCATGGGATCGCGGATACAATGATAAAGACGAACAGGTTTGGGGAGCTGAAAAGGGAGGATATCATTTTATCAAAATTTCTCAGATCAATTCAGTCGAAAAAAAATAAAATACTAAGACGAATACTAAGCGACAAGGGTTCATTTCAAAAAAAATGAACCCTTGCTTTTTTTATAATCCTAAATTAAATTTTTCAGAAAATCCTTCAGACAATCAATTAAAACTTTTCCAGAAAACAGGTTTGCAGGATTTAATTCTTGCCTGGATCCGTTTTTCTGCGACATCGGGATTACTCCTTACGAATTTGTGAATTTCATATTCAGTCTCCGCTTCCACCAACGTTATGAAGCCACTGCCATTTTCAAACAAAGCGGCCATCAACAAACGTCCGTCTTTGTATGCCTGTCGAATATAATTTTCATGGCGCTGCAAATCGGCATTTGTAAAACTTTTGTGTGCAGGAAAATTTTCCCCCATGGTCCAAAGGATAAAATACAATTGTTTCAATCCGCGTTCTACGGGCGCTTCCTCATTTCCGAAATACGTCATGTCGATGTTTGGTTTCATAAGTGGTGAAATAGTTTTTATGTGAGAATTTTATTTTCGTGTATATGAAATATGCCATAACGATTTCCAGTTGAGTCGGTCAGTAGAGCTCTGCCAGTCCCACTCAAAACTGTCTTTTTTTATCGAAAAGAATATCATACGTCTGTAATTCTTCTGTCCGTTTTTTGTCACAGTTTCATCTCCTTCAAAAATCACCGTATCGCCTTCTTTTCTCCCGGTGAACACGAGATAAGCTCCCGCATTATCCACCCAGGTTTGTCTCCATTTCGATGTTGTCGAATCAAACATGCTCCAGCTTTTACCAATAAAGGTTCCATCACTGTAGTGAAAATTTTCTTCAATCACTTTGTTGTCAAGAATCCGGGAAATATGATTTGTCGCCTGAACGGAATCACCCCAGACACAATTCCAGTCACCCAGCCAGAAATCCATGAGGTCTTTTTGCATGGCTGGTATTTCAGCTTTTGTCATGATGCAAAGAAGCAGGGAGAGGAGGGTGAGTGTGAGTGTGAGTGTGAGTGTGCGTGTGAGTGTGGGCATTGCTCTTTAGTTTCTTGCGATGATTAGCTTTAACACTTTCTGAACATCGCCGCACATATAACGGATAGTATATATCCCATTGCTATAGCCTTGCAGGTTGAGTATTTCGCCCTGGCTAAGTGATTCTGAAGAAAATTTCTTTTGCAAAATTTCTCTTCCCGAATAATCATACATTATCAACACGATTTCTTTCCCCGTATTGCTACTGGCTTTGATCATCACCTGATCCTTGTGCACAGGATTGGGATATACATCTACTGAAAAATTATTTTTCTGTGATGGCGATAAGATTCCTGTTGCAACACCCGGACAAGAAGGCAAAGTCATCGCCAATGGTCCGCCATAGACACCCATGTCATTTTGCAATGATCCAAGTGAAGGAAATTCCGCCACACCAATGGATTCAGATTCCGGATCGAAAAAAACAGAACCCGGAGTACCCGCATCAATACAGGGTGAACCAATCGACAAGAGCCAAGAAGAAGTATTCGCGAAAAGCGGATTCACATCGATATTGGATGTACCGGGATAACCTCCTTCAATATCGCAATGACTCGCTCTGACAACACCACCGAAATATGTATTGATGGGACCGCCGGCGGACTGTGTATTTCCCCAGACAATATTGTTTTGTAAATCAAATTTTATCGAGAACACAAAAATGCCTCCGCCTTTGCCTGCATAAGAACCTGTTCCTGTTACCTGATTGTTCACGATGGTGTTGTTGATCACATGCACGACAGTATTTGAATCAACTCCTGTTCCCCACAAACCACCACCTCCGTAGGATTGTCCGCCTGAATTGTAAGCGATCAGATTGTTCTCTACCCTTCCCTGGCAATAGTTTAAAACGATACCACCGCCATATTTTCCCTGGTTGTGACAAATGACATTATTCCGGATGGTCGGATTTCCATCACCGGAGCGAATTCCTCCACCACCGGTAGAATTTACGTTGGTAGTATTCATTACGATATTGTCATGAATCAGGTTGTACTGAATCACAGGCGAAGAAAACTCCGTGATGATCCCTCCACCTTCGCGAAATGTTCCGGCACCATGAATATCCAGCCAGACAGTTCCTGCTCCACCGGTCAGAGTGAATCCCTGAATTACTGTTGTGGAATCCTCACCTGAATTAAAAATGACACAGGAAGCAGTATCCGGATGAATGGGCTGACTTCCATTAATGATAGTAGAATGTATAAATGCAGTATCAAGAGATTCATAAAACCGGCTTGTAAGCACAATTTTTTTTCCTCTGAAATTTATATTTTCATAATACGTTCCCGGGGCGACCACAACCGTATCGCCATTCGCGGAAGCCAGAATGGCCGATTGGATCTGTGGATAATCAGCAGGGACCTGAATCAGTCCGGCCCGGAGAGAAAAACTCAACAGGCAAAAAACAAGCAGCGGGGGTAAGAATTGTTTTTTCATGATTCAGGAATTTGGAGCACAAAAATCTCCCCTGATCATGCAAAGAGAGTCCTGAATTATAAAAAACAGGTACTATCTTATAAGTATAGACCACATTTTTATAAAAAAAGGTCGGTTCCGGTGCGGACAACACGTAATGTTTGTCTCGACTGCGCCCGTTTAAATTCCAATGGCGACATTCCCGTTAACTTTTTGAAAGCACTGTTGAATGTTGCCTTGTTACTGTAACCGACATCAAAAGCGATACTGAGAATTTTCGTTTCCGCATAATTCGGATCAGAGAGCAGTCGTTCCGCTTCTCTGATCCTGTATTTATGAATGAATTCAGGATAACTCAGTCCTAGTTGTTCATTCACCAATTGCGAAAGCTGATGTGAAGAAATCCCCATCATTTCCGAGAGTTGCTGAATTTTTAACTCACTGTTAAGAAATGGCTTCTTTTCCTCCATCAATTGGATCAGTCGTTCTTTAAGCAGAATCAATTGTTCCGGTTTCAAAGTGGATCTGGAATATTTTGCTTCCGCTTCTTTTTTCTGTTGTTCGACACCATTGAAAATTTCAGGTTGCCGGAAACCAAGATATCCGGTCATGTAAATGAATACGGAGATCGCGAAAGAAATTGTGTAATCGTATTCGACACGAATCATGTCGGTCCACACGAGAACCCAATACAACAAGTAGCCCCACACAAAACCATTGTAAGCGAGGATCACTTTTTTTAGCCAGCTTTTTTTCACGGCTTCTGCCTGATCTGATGAATCAGAAGGAGCATATTTTTTCAGATCGCGAAGCAGGATGACTCCATAAGTAATAAGGCTGATATTTTGTGCGACCACGACTGTTCTGAAAAACCACAGCCAGTGACGCATATTCCCGAAAAGCGGCATGATCCAATCAGGACTACCGAAAGTATTTTTGATCAATACAGGAACGAGATAGATCAGCGAAAGCCAGACGGGGATAAAATGTCTTTTATAATTCCGAGGCAGCGTGCCATCTTCAAGCACTTTGACATAGAAATAAGTAAGCGGACCGAAGATGAGCGGGAATGAATCGGTCCATCCATCCATCCAGGTATACACTTTATAATAGCCCGTCCAATAGATCACATAGGAGACGAGTGTGATGGAATACAGACCGATGAGTAGAGAAAGAATATGATTGGCCAGCAGGTTACCCTTCTTGTGCCGGAAGAGCACCAGCGACAAAAAGAAGCCTTGTAGGGCGGCTACCAGGAAGAGGGAAGTCCAGGTATCGAAGGAAGCCTGGTTCTGCAGGTCCAGAAGTATGCTCATTAACATAGTGGTGAAAATACAGAAAGGAACAAGGGCAGTCATTAGTTCCCCTGTTAATCTTTGTTAATGATGCATTTATGAGATTTGAAGCCATATCCCGCCTATTCCTCTCCAAATTTTTTAAACCCCTTAAAACCAGCCATTTTTAAAATAAATCAAAGAAATTTTGTTAAAAATAAAAAGTGGCTATCTTTGCCGTCCGTTTTTGAGGGAGCTTAGCTCAAATCAAAAAAGGAACATAATGGGAGCTTAGCTCAGCTGGTTCAGAGCATCTGCCTTACAAGCAGAGGGTCACAGGTTCGAACCCTGTAGCTCCCACTTCAAACAAAGCCCACCATAAGGTGGGTTTTGTCGTTTTAAGTAAATTCATTTTGTTCACCATCATAAAAGCAACAACAGAGCATCCCGGTTTATAACCGGGAGGGTCACAGGTTCGAACCCTGTAGCTCCCACTTCAAACAAAGCCCACCACTTGGTGGGTTTTGTCGTTTTAAGTAAATTCATTTTGTTCACCATCATAAAAGCAACAACAGAGCATCCCGGTTTATAACCGGGAGGGTCACAGGTTCGAACCCTGTAGCTCCCACTTCAAAACAAAACATTTATCCTTGTAAAAATACACCGCTCATATTATCTTTTAGACCCTGATCAATTTAATTGTGTCCAGACGAAAAATAAGGGACAAAACCGAAAAGAGTAGCAGCCCATGAACCCCAATCAAATTCTGATTGATAAAATCTTCAAAGCACAGGATGAAAACGGTTTATGGAAAGTGTTACCGACTTCCGACAAACATTATCCCGACTATCTTCATTACAAACCGAATTTCAGTGCTTCCTTGTGGACTTTGATATTGCTGGCTGATCTGGAGACCGACAGAAATGAGCCACGTGTGAAACAGGCATTAGCTGAAATTAAAAACCATTTCTACGACAAAAAATTCGGGATCTATACTTTAAAAGAAGACCACTTCCCAATACCATGCTTAAACGGGAACATTCTTTATATCGATTTCTACTTCAACAAAACACCGGATCCGCGAAGCCTGAAAGCACTTTCATTCTTTTGCAAAAATCAAAGATTTGACGATGGAAAATACGAGGAACCCAAAAATGAATTTTGTTCCAATACCAGCTGTTACGGAAAACACTCCTGTTACTGGGGAATTGTAAAACTTTTCAAAGGCATTTCATTTATTCCTGCTAAATCCAGAACAAAAGAAATCCTGGAATTGAGAGACAAATGTGTAAGCTTTATTTTAAAACATCATGTTTGCTTTAGCTCACATTCTCCCGATAATTTTATGATCGACAAAATTGACCGGCTTACTTTTCCAAACATGTACATAAGTGATTTTCTGGAAATTCTCTGGCTATTGAAACGTGAAAAAATAAAATCCGAAGAACTTACCAAAGCCATTCGTCTCCTCAAATCAAAACAACAAAAGGACGGCACCTGGCATCTGAAAGAAAAGTGAACAACATGGTTGTTTCCATTGGTGAACTTGAGAAGTACAATCCTTTTGTCACAAAAAGAGCTAATGAAGTTTTGGAGTATTACCACTCATGAACAGTTAAATTTTTTCATAAACTCCAAATGAAAATTTGAAAAACAAGATTTAAGCACTTAAAGAAATTTTTTTGGAACAATTTTCTCCGTATTGACAAGCTTTGTGAGTGTAGGTTACCCGTATCTTCTAAAATTAATATCTTAGTCCTTCAATTCCTCTCCTTGAAGTATTTCGCAAAATTTGAAATCCTGATCATCGGGTTAATTTTCATCATCTGTGCCTCAAACATCAATTGGGGAAAAGATAGGTGGAAGGACATCATCGCGACAGATGGAAAAGGCTATTACGCCTATTTGCCCGCGATTTTCATTTACCATGATGCTTCTTTTAGTTTTCACAATGAAATTGAAGAGAAATATTACCCGCCCTACTCCCGCTATGACTACCGGATAAAATACGGTGAGCAAACAATCAATAAATACTTCGCGGGTACAGCCATCGCTGAATTGCCATTCTTCGCCATAGCGCATGTCTGTGCTCTGGTATTTCATCAACCCGCGGATGGATATTCTTTCCCTTACCAGGTCGCAATCAATATCGCGGCTATTTTTTATACGCTTGCGGGTTTCTGGTTTTTGAAAAAGTGGTTGCAGCAAAATAATATCAAATCCGCACTGATCAGCCTTACCTTACTTTGCATGGCTTTCGGGACGCATTTGTTTTATTATGCAGTAGACGACGCATCTTTGTCACACGCTTATTCATTCGGAATCACTTCCGCTCTTATTTTTCTTGCCGATCAGTTTTTCAGAAACAAAAGCGAAAAACGGTGGCTGCTTCTTGTCGCACTTCTCGCCTGGATCATTCTCATTCGTCCGGTGAATGGAATCATTGTACTTGCACTTCCATTTCTTGCAGGTAACAAGAAAGCTCTCCTCGAAGGGATTGCATTTGTACTTAGAAAGAAAACTATTTTCATACTGTCTCTGCTATTGCTATTTTGTATTCCCGGCATTCAGCTCCTCGCCTATTATTGGCAGACAGGCCACTTCTTTGTGTACACATACGGCTCCGAACATCTGGACTTACTGCAAGCGCATTTCATGGATTTTCTTTTCAGTTATAAAAAAGGATTGTTCATTTATACTCCGCTTCTATTCCTGAGTCTTTTCGGGTTTCTGCATTTTGCAAAAACAAATAAATGGCAGCTGATCACACTCTCAGGATTCCTGGTCATTCTGATCTATGTTCTCTCTTGCTGGTCGGTGTGGTGGTATGGAGGAAGTTTCAGTCAGCGCCCGGTCATTGAGTTTCTCCCGTTTTTTGCATTTCTCCTTTGCCATTTCTTTCAGCTAATCAAAAAGCGAATTCCTGCTATCATGATTGGAACAGCATTTTTATTTCTTATGGTTCTGAACCAGGTACAAATCTACCAGTACCGTTACAACGTGATTCATTGGGAAAATATGGACAAGGAACACTACTGGAGAGTTTTCCTCCGTATTGATCAGATCATGAAAAACGAAAACGCGAACAAAGATTTACTCCGTTAACATTGAAATCAGGATAATGCCTGTAGAATTTCTGCCACCACAAAAGTACTTCCTCCGATAAAAACAAAATCCGATTTCTCCGCCGCATTTTTCGCGGCAAGAAAAGCGTCGTAAACTGAATCGTAAGCTTCACCCTTGAGGCCAAAATTTTGAGCTTGATTTTTTAACTCCTCCTGTCCAAGCGCCCTCGGTAAATTCGCTTTGCAAAAATAATATTTGGCATTTACCGGTAGCAGTTTCAGGATGGACGTGACATCCTTATCATTGACCACTCCAAAAACAATGTGCAAACGATCATACGAAAGCAATGCCAGCTGATTCAGAATCTCACGAATACCGTCTTCATTGTGTCCAACATCACAGACGATTCGCGGAGATTCAGATATTGTTTGCCATCGTCCCATCAAACCGGTAAGTCCACGGACATTGCTTAATCCTGCACGAATATGTTCTTCTTCTATTCTAAATCCCGCTTCATTCAATTTCAAAACAGACTCAATGACCGTAAGAATATTTTTACGCTGGTAATGTCCGGCAAGGTCGATCTCGAGTGAGTCAAAAAGCAATTGCTTCCCGGCATAAATGCTAAACACCTGACGGTCGGGAGCCGTAGATTCCTTTTGTTCCGCGCGCAGGAGAACTTCTGCGAAAACAATAGGAGCACTCATTGAAGCAGCTTTGTCGGTGAACACAACTGCTGTTACTTCTCTTACCTCTCCAATCACAACAGGGATTTCTTTTTTGATAATGCCCGCTTTTTCAGCTGCGATTTTTTTCAATGTATCTCCAAGCAGGTTGGCATGATCCCAGCTGATATTGGTGATGACGGATAAAAGCGGCGTGATCACATTGGTAGAATCGAGCCGGCCACCAAGACCCGTTTCAATAACCGCGATTTCCACTTTTTCGTTTGCAAAATAATCGAAGGCTAGCCCAACAGTCCACTCAAAAAAAGAAGGCTGCACTTTTTCAAACTGCGTTTTATATTTCTCTACAAATCCAACAACAGCATCCTTCGAAATCATTTCACCGTTGATCCGAATGCGTTCCCGGAAATCGATGAGGTGGGGAGAAGTATATAATCCTGTCTTGTATCCTGCCGACTGCAGAATAGCCGCAAGCATGTGAGAAGTACTGCCTTTACCGTTGGTCCCCGCTATGTGTATGGAACGAAATTTATTTTCCGGATGATCCAGGAATTCGCAAATCGCATGGGTGTTGTCAAGGTTGGCCTTGTACGCCGCGGCACCGATACGATGAAACATCGGCAATTGGGCAAAAAGATAATCCAGGGTTTCCTCGTAATTCATGTCCGCGATTTGAAAAAATCGCGCAGTCCGATAACATACCGGTACGCGAAATTTATTGCACTACAAAAACAAAGGTAAT is a genomic window containing:
- a CDS encoding helix-turn-helix transcriptional regulator → MSILLDLQNQASFDTWTSLFLVAALQGFFLSLVLFRHKKGNLLANHILSLLIGLYSITLVSYVIYWTGYYKVYTWMDGWTDSFPLIFGPLTYFYVKVLEDGTLPRNYKRHFIPVWLSLIYLVPVLIKNTFGSPDWIMPLFGNMRHWLWFFRTVVVAQNISLITYGVILLRDLKKYAPSDSSDQAEAVKKSWLKKVILAYNGFVWGYLLYWVLVWTDMIRVEYDYTISFAISVFIYMTGYLGFRQPEIFNGVEQQKKEAEAKYSRSTLKPEQLILLKERLIQLMEEKKPFLNSELKIQQLSEMMGISSHQLSQLVNEQLGLSYPEFIHKYRIREAERLLSDPNYAETKILSIAFDVGYSNKATFNSAFKKLTGMSPLEFKRAQSRQTLRVVRTGTDLFL
- a CDS encoding T9SS type A sorting domain-containing protein; this translates as MKKQFLPPLLVFCLLSFSLRAGLIQVPADYPQIQSAILASANGDTVVVAPGTYYENINFRGKKIVLTSRFYESLDTAFIHSTIINGSQPIHPDTASCVIFNSGEDSTTVIQGFTLTGGAGTVWLDIHGAGTFREGGGIITEFSSPVIQYNLIHDNIVMNTTNVNSTGGGGIRSGDGNPTIRNNVICHNQGKYGGGIVLNYCQGRVENNLIAYNSGGQSYGGGGLWGTGVDSNTVVHVINNTIVNNQVTGTGSYAGKGGGIFVFSIKFDLQNNIVWGNTQSAGGPINTYFGGVVRASHCDIEGGYPGTSNIDVNPLFANTSSWLLSIGSPCIDAGTPGSVFFDPESESIGVAEFPSLGSLQNDMGVYGGPLAMTLPSCPGVATGILSPSQKNNFSVDVYPNPVHKDQVMIKASSNTGKEIVLIMYDYSGREILQKKFSSESLSQGEILNLQGYSNGIYTIRYMCGDVQKVLKLIIARN
- a CDS encoding bifunctional folylpolyglutamate synthase/dihydrofolate synthase; protein product: MNYEETLDYLFAQLPMFHRIGAAAYKANLDNTHAICEFLDHPENKFRSIHIAGTNGKGSTSHMLAAILQSAGYKTGLYTSPHLIDFRERIRINGEMISKDAVVGFVEKYKTQFEKVQPSFFEWTVGLAFDYFANEKVEIAVIETGLGGRLDSTNVITPLLSVITNISWDHANLLGDTLKKIAAEKAGIIKKEIPVVIGEVREVTAVVFTDKAASMSAPIVFAEVLLRAEQKESTAPDRQVFSIYAGKQLLFDSLEIDLAGHYQRKNILTVIESVLKLNEAGFRIEEEHIRAGLSNVRGLTGLMGRWQTISESPRIVCDVGHNEDGIREILNQLALLSYDRLHIVFGVVNDKDVTSILKLLPVNAKYYFCKANLPRALGQEELKNQAQNFGLKGEAYDSVYDAFLAAKNAAEKSDFVFIGGSTFVVAEILQALS
- a CDS encoding chromophore lyase CpcT/CpeT, whose translation is MKSTFRILVFILFCSVAQNSHAQSEELKTLSQWMSGSYSSEAQHLKDTANYFDIRLQIIPIWTNRKDGFWFYVEQAVASYIDQPYRQRVYHLKENDKGKFESVVYTLSNPLRFTHKPEDVEKLSTDSLSEKEGCSVYLTRKDKDSFSGGTDGKKCPSDRKGAAYATSEVSITANELISWDRGYNDKDEQVWGAEKGGYHFIKISQINSVEKK